A genomic window from Flavobacterium sp. I3-2 includes:
- a CDS encoding peptide-N-glycosidase F-related protein: MKKFLLYGLILFGFCAGTISCSKDDGTTDEVTVQEQTVNFKTFDKERVAFSNDFGQSATKMVNFPDDVEKVKTIKMFLQLDCPTGGCNIWDVYANVYAKDKVSGEWYEIARYITPYGRATTALDRGLEVDVTDFKSVLKGNTELKIYVEVWGADGWLVSADFDYVYGTPDFKYYEVAPIMQYNKNSLEGVPYGEEHNFDLTKTIKIPSAAERTHLRTIISGWGHATPLESGRGCAEWCFRKHHVWINNQQTFEHDLKALGCASNPIKNQQGNWQGDRAGWCPGMIVPVRIDTFTNSVAGTDLNYEYKFKPWTNNMQAQIDNPHAYYAISSFVVVKSNNPISKPQVLD, encoded by the coding sequence ATGAAAAAATTTCTACTTTATGGTTTGATTTTATTCGGTTTTTGTGCGGGTACAATTTCTTGTTCTAAAGATGACGGAACAACTGATGAAGTGACGGTTCAAGAACAAACGGTAAATTTTAAAACATTTGATAAAGAAAGAGTTGCTTTTAGTAATGATTTTGGACAATCGGCTACTAAAATGGTCAATTTTCCTGATGATGTAGAAAAGGTGAAAACCATTAAAATGTTTTTACAACTTGATTGCCCAACTGGTGGTTGTAATATTTGGGATGTTTATGCTAATGTTTATGCTAAAGATAAAGTTAGCGGAGAGTGGTATGAAATTGCAAGATATATCACACCTTATGGACGTGCAACAACTGCATTAGATAGAGGTTTGGAAGTTGATGTTACTGATTTTAAATCGGTTTTAAAAGGAAATACCGAACTTAAAATATATGTTGAAGTTTGGGGAGCAGACGGCTGGCTTGTTAGTGCTGATTTTGACTATGTTTACGGTACTCCAGATTTTAAATATTACGAAGTCGCTCCGATTATGCAATATAATAAAAATTCGTTAGAAGGTGTTCCGTATGGCGAAGAACATAATTTTGATTTAACCAAAACAATTAAAATACCAAGTGCAGCAGAGCGTACGCATTTAAGAACAATTATTTCGGGCTGGGGACACGCAACACCGTTGGAAAGTGGAAGAGGTTGTGCAGAATGGTGCTTTAGAAAACATCACGTTTGGATAAATAACCAACAAACTTTTGAACATGATTTAAAGGCATTGGGTTGTGCTTCTAATCCAATAAAAAATCAACAAGGAAATTGGCAAGGTGATCGTGCTGGATGGTGTCCTGGTATGATAGTTCCTGTACGAATTGATACGTTTACTAATAGTGTTGCAGGTACAGATTTAAATTACGAGTATAAGTTTAAACCATGGACAAACAACATGCAAGCTCAAATTGATAATCCGCATGCATATTATGCAATTTCAAGTTTTGTGGTTGTTAAGAGTAATAATCCAATTTCTAAACCTCAAGTTTTAGATTAA
- a CDS encoding non-canonical purine NTP diphosphatase, whose product MKIVFASNNKNKIQEIKNQLPKEIELVSLEDIGCYEDIPETAETIEGNAILKANYVTEKYNLPCFADDTGLEIEALNNEPGVYSARYAGEHKDSNDNMDKVLKNLENIENRNAHFKTVIALNLNNQQHLFTGIVEGTIGTEKIGTNGFGYDPIFTANNFNKTFAEMNLDEKIKISHRGLAVKQLIDFLNKQ is encoded by the coding sequence ATGAAAATTGTATTTGCATCAAACAATAAAAATAAGATTCAAGAAATAAAAAATCAACTTCCGAAGGAGATTGAATTGGTTAGTTTAGAAGACATCGGTTGTTACGAAGATATTCCAGAAACAGCAGAAACTATCGAAGGAAATGCCATTTTAAAAGCAAATTACGTTACCGAAAAATACAATTTACCTTGTTTTGCCGACGATACAGGTTTAGAAATCGAAGCTTTAAACAACGAACCTGGAGTTTATTCGGCTCGATATGCAGGTGAACACAAAGATTCTAATGACAACATGGACAAGGTCTTAAAAAATCTAGAAAACATTGAAAATCGTAACGCACATTTTAAAACCGTAATTGCTTTAAATTTAAACAATCAACAACATTTATTTACTGGAATTGTTGAGGGTACAATTGGAACTGAGAAAATTGGAACAAATGGTTTTGGCTACGATCCTATTTTTACTGCCAATAATTTTAATAAGACTTTTGCTGAAATGAATTTAGATGAAAAGATTAAAATAAGTCATAGAGGATTAGCAGTTAAACAATTAATTGATTTTCTGAATAAGCAATAA
- a CDS encoding DEAD/DEAH box helicase produces the protein MNTTKILQNLHIEALNEMQTNAFEASKIKNNIILLSPTGSGKTVAFLLPIISKLKNDVSGVQAVILAPSRELALQIEGVFKKMGTSFKVNSCYGGHSTKIEVNNLSSPPAVLVGTPGRIAFHIRENNFSTKHVSCFVLDEFDKALEMGFQNDMDFIINSFKHIQFRMLTSATNLKKIPDFTGIENPERIQFLKNTASQPDLTLKKVVSKSEDKLETVVKLVSKIGKETVVIFCNHRDAVDRISEALTKKGVSNGSFHGGLEQADRERALMKFRNKSSRVLITTDLAARGLDIPEIECVVHYQIPDKEDAFIHRNGRTARMKAKGTVYVMVTNEEHFEFIDPEMPLEDLSGNYKIENNTDFKTIYISAGKKDKVNKVDIVGYLIKTGGLKKEDIGLIEVKDTQAFVAVSSYKIKSLLSVLENTKLKNKKVKIALARD, from the coding sequence ATGAATACTACAAAAATACTACAAAATTTACATATAGAAGCATTAAATGAAATGCAGACTAATGCTTTTGAAGCTTCAAAAATTAAAAATAACATCATTTTATTATCACCAACTGGATCTGGAAAAACGGTTGCATTTTTATTACCAATTATTTCTAAATTAAAAAATGATGTAAGTGGAGTACAAGCTGTCATTTTAGCTCCTTCTAGAGAATTGGCTTTGCAAATAGAAGGTGTTTTCAAAAAAATGGGAACTTCTTTTAAAGTTAATTCTTGTTATGGTGGTCATTCTACAAAAATTGAAGTAAATAATTTAAGTTCACCACCGGCTGTTTTGGTAGGAACTCCAGGAAGAATTGCTTTTCATATTCGTGAAAATAATTTTAGTACCAAGCATGTTTCGTGTTTTGTTTTAGATGAATTTGATAAAGCTTTGGAAATGGGATTTCAGAATGATATGGATTTTATTATCAATTCGTTTAAGCATATTCAATTCAGAATGTTGACTTCTGCAACCAATCTAAAGAAAATACCTGATTTTACTGGAATTGAAAATCCTGAACGTATTCAGTTTTTAAAAAATACAGCATCTCAACCTGATTTAACTCTAAAAAAAGTAGTTTCAAAATCTGAAGATAAATTAGAAACTGTAGTTAAATTGGTTAGTAAAATTGGAAAAGAAACCGTTGTTATTTTTTGTAACCATCGTGATGCTGTTGATCGAATTAGCGAAGCGTTGACAAAAAAAGGAGTTTCAAACGGAAGTTTTCATGGAGGATTAGAACAAGCTGATCGTGAACGTGCACTAATGAAATTTAGAAATAAAAGTTCGAGAGTTTTGATTACAACTGATTTAGCTGCACGCGGATTAGATATTCCTGAAATTGAATGTGTAGTACATTATCAAATTCCTGACAAAGAAGATGCATTTATTCATAGAAATGGACGAACTGCCCGAATGAAAGCTAAAGGAACAGTTTACGTAATGGTTACCAATGAAGAGCATTTTGAATTTATTGATCCAGAAATGCCTTTAGAAGATTTATCCGGAAATTATAAAATTGAAAATAACACCGATTTCAAAACAATTTATATCAGCGCTGGAAAAAAAGACAAAGTTAACAAAGTTGATATTGTTGGTTATTTAATTAAAACTGGTGGTTTGAAAAAAGAAGATATTGGTTTGATTGAAGTAAAGGATACACAAGCTTTTGTTGCGGTTTCGTCTTATAAAATTAAATCTTTGTTAAGTGTACTTGAAAATACGAAACTTAAAAATAAAAAAGTTAAAATTGCTTTGGCAAGAGATTAA
- a CDS encoding sel1 repeat family protein, whose product MKEIKTFEDWNDLLIKKDKSEDDFLLIAQVYEEGLIRENNLEIKESFEKAFETYLEGSHYNYCKIRVANYLSEGIGCKKDINKSIELYNELIKENLSTAAFNLSTIYRDKGDYAKVVELLYKVFEIDNIFPIELAFHYLFGLGIKKDKLKAKEIFLSIINQSKKYSVYEIEQANYQLGLLSLENNEIQNARFLLSQNNNEISNDLLNIIGR is encoded by the coding sequence ATGAAAGAAATAAAAACCTTTGAAGATTGGAATGATTTATTAATCAAAAAGGATAAATCTGAGGATGATTTTTTATTAATCGCACAAGTTTACGAAGAAGGTTTAATACGTGAAAATAATTTAGAAATTAAAGAAAGTTTCGAAAAGGCTTTCGAGACATATTTAGAAGGTTCACATTATAATTATTGTAAAATAAGAGTTGCTAATTATCTATCAGAAGGAATTGGATGTAAAAAAGACATTAACAAATCAATTGAACTTTATAACGAATTAATCAAAGAAAATTTAAGTACTGCTGCATTTAATTTATCAACTATTTATCGTGATAAAGGTGATTATGCAAAAGTCGTCGAATTACTTTATAAAGTTTTTGAAATTGATAACATATTTCCGATTGAATTAGCCTTTCATTATTTATTTGGATTAGGAATTAAAAAAGATAAACTGAAAGCCAAGGAAATCTTTTTATCAATTATAAATCAATCAAAAAAATATTCTGTTTACGAAATCGAACAAGCTAACTATCAATTAGGATTATTATCATTAGAAAACAATGAAATTCAAAATGCAAGATTTTTACTTTCGCAAAATAATAATGAAATTTCGAATGATTTATTAAACATTATTGGAAGATAA
- a CDS encoding DNA alkylation repair protein produces the protein MTKRKGARSTKDIPNDILQQINSGQIETANLIEWLAVDQKILLENLLKQTNRTEYLKPILNKIDQLKKQTVNTINEAIGSGLFELTTQNRDENFLAIISNHNADLVRCWATYTIGKNENLNISETLKQIQPFSADNHFGVREICWMTVRPKIAKNLTESIEILSKWTSNEDENIRRFTTEATRPRGVWCEHIEELKQNPELALSILEPLKSDKAKYVQDSVGNWLNDASKTQPEFITELCKRWETESNTKETKYITKKALRTLNK, from the coding sequence ATGACAAAAAGAAAAGGAGCTCGTTCGACAAAAGATATACCGAACGATATTTTGCAACAAATTAATTCGGGACAAATCGAAACTGCAAATCTTATAGAATGGTTGGCTGTTGACCAAAAAATTTTGCTCGAAAATCTACTAAAACAAACCAACCGAACTGAATATTTGAAGCCAATTCTCAACAAAATTGACCAACTCAAAAAACAAACCGTAAATACAATAAACGAAGCCATCGGATCAGGACTTTTTGAATTGACAACTCAAAACAGAGATGAAAATTTCTTGGCAATTATTTCAAACCATAATGCTGATCTTGTTCGTTGTTGGGCAACTTACACCATCGGAAAAAATGAAAACCTAAACATATCTGAAACATTGAAACAAATCCAACCTTTTTCGGCTGACAACCATTTTGGAGTAAGAGAAATTTGTTGGATGACAGTAAGACCAAAAATTGCGAAAAATCTTACCGAAAGTATCGAAATTCTTTCCAAATGGACTTCTAACGAAGACGAAAATATCCGAAGATTTACAACCGAAGCGACAAGACCTCGTGGAGTTTGGTGCGAACACATTGAAGAACTGAAACAAAATCCGGAATTGGCTTTATCCATTTTGGAACCGCTAAAGTCGGACAAAGCAAAATATGTTCAGGACAGCGTTGGAAATTGGCTCAATGACGCAAGTAAAACACAACCCGAATTTATAACGGAACTTTGCAAGCGTTGGGAAACCGAAAGCAATACCAAAGAAACAAAATACATCACTAAAAAAGCATTAAGAACGCTGAACAAATAA
- a CDS encoding GNAT family N-acetyltransferase: MEYNIKKIGLNDLDTTAELFNLYRVFYRQANDYEKCKQFIKERLDNDQSNIFVVYADGKAVGFVQLYKLYHYIKLAKQWLLSDLFVHSDYRGKGLSVALIDRAKQWCDETDACGLMLETEKTNDIGNKLYPRCGFEYDGNHNYYYWWK, from the coding sequence ATGGAGTACAACATCAAAAAAATAGGTCTAAACGATTTAGACACAACAGCGGAATTATTTAACCTCTATCGGGTTTTCTACCGCCAAGCGAACGATTATGAAAAATGTAAACAGTTCATCAAGGAACGATTAGACAACGACCAATCAAACATTTTTGTGGTGTATGCAGACGGCAAAGCAGTTGGTTTTGTACAGTTGTACAAATTGTATCATTACATCAAATTAGCAAAACAATGGCTATTGAGTGATTTGTTTGTACACTCCGATTACAGAGGTAAAGGGCTTTCGGTAGCATTGATAGACCGAGCAAAACAATGGTGTGATGAAACAGACGCTTGCGGTTTAATGCTTGAAACCGAAAAGACAAACGACATAGGCAACAAATTATATCCACGTTGCGGTTTTGAATATGACGGAAACCACAATTATTACTATTGGTGGAAATAA
- a CDS encoding Crp/Fnr family transcriptional regulator, translated as MTEEIEIYLNHIRSVCPELTENELKKFSEKLTITKIHKNDFYIKAGELQKQGGFLVKGLIRAFHTDSFGNEKNIYFIPENEYTFHYASFVNNKPSPLSFQCLETSTIINFPTEHLQNAYDEISKFEKYGRLIVETKLKLQQQRLESFLYQNAEQRYINFINQYPQLFNRISITQLCSYLGVERQTLTRIRKKLSQSQ; from the coding sequence ATGACAGAAGAAATTGAAATTTATTTGAACCACATCAGAAGTGTTTGTCCCGAACTGACCGAAAATGAACTTAAAAAATTCAGCGAAAAACTAACCATAACAAAAATTCACAAAAACGATTTTTACATTAAAGCCGGAGAACTTCAAAAACAAGGTGGTTTTTTAGTAAAAGGACTTATTCGGGCATTTCATACGGATAGCTTTGGAAACGAAAAAAATATATATTTCATTCCCGAAAACGAATATACATTTCATTATGCTTCCTTTGTGAACAACAAACCAAGTCCTCTATCTTTTCAATGTTTGGAAACTTCCACCATTATAAATTTTCCGACAGAACATTTGCAAAATGCTTATGACGAAATCTCGAAATTTGAAAAATATGGACGGTTAATTGTAGAAACGAAACTCAAACTGCAACAACAAAGATTGGAAAGTTTTCTTTACCAAAATGCTGAACAACGATACATTAACTTCATTAATCAATATCCGCAACTCTTCAACCGAATAAGCATAACGCAACTTTGCAGTTATTTAGGTGTAGAAAGGCAAACCTTAACAAGAATACGAAAAAAACTGTCTCAATCTCAATAA
- a CDS encoding winged helix-turn-helix transcriptional regulator, protein MKTKEVTIEEKICPLEFAVNAVSGKWKIPIVWQINEGKKRPSEFLKGIGKVDRRVLNQQLKEMEQIGILTKFSFPELPPRVEYSLTPIGEELVKVLWQLNDWGKLLLEKNENF, encoded by the coding sequence ATGAAAACAAAGGAAGTAACAATAGAAGAAAAAATTTGTCCGTTAGAATTTGCTGTCAATGCAGTTAGCGGAAAGTGGAAAATCCCGATAGTTTGGCAGATAAACGAAGGCAAAAAGCGTCCGAGTGAATTTTTGAAAGGCATCGGAAAAGTAGATAGGCGAGTGTTGAACCAACAGCTCAAAGAAATGGAACAAATCGGGATTTTGACCAAATTCTCCTTTCCCGAACTTCCTCCACGTGTAGAATATTCGTTAACTCCAATTGGTGAAGAATTAGTGAAAGTTTTGTGGCAGTTAAATGATTGGGGTAAACTTTTGCTTGAAAAAAATGAAAATTTTTAA
- a CDS encoding peroxiredoxin-like family protein produces MDILAKQIDELNKQLTAQVPSETLQAFQKSIQDLKEKQIENKSLNIGDKFPDFELNNFDNKKVVLRELLENEKIVIAFLRGSWCPYCNLEIQALQTKINQFKNTRLIVISPQLETTNSEWQKQHHISFEILSDKNNDLAKQVGIDFELQDFVISHYENLGIDLLKINQTENHVLPIPAVYVLNSNATIIYKFVNANYMERINIDELIQQL; encoded by the coding sequence ATGGATATTTTAGCTAAACAAATAGACGAGTTAAATAAACAATTAACTGCCCAAGTTCCTTCGGAAACGTTACAAGCATTTCAAAAATCAATTCAAGATTTGAAAGAAAAACAAATCGAAAACAAGAGTTTGAATATTGGTGATAAATTTCCTGATTTTGAGCTTAATAATTTTGACAACAAAAAAGTTGTCTTGAGAGAATTATTGGAAAACGAAAAAATCGTAATTGCATTTTTACGAGGAAGTTGGTGTCCGTATTGCAATTTGGAAATCCAAGCATTGCAAACTAAAATCAACCAATTTAAAAATACAAGATTGATTGTGATTTCGCCTCAACTTGAAACTACAAATTCTGAATGGCAGAAACAACACCATATTTCATTTGAAATTTTATCCGATAAAAACAACGATTTGGCTAAACAAGTCGGTATTGATTTTGAACTTCAAGACTTTGTAATTTCTCACTATGAAAACTTAGGAATTGATTTACTTAAAATAAATCAAACAGAAAACCACGTTTTACCAATTCCTGCCGTTTATGTTTTGAACTCAAACGCAACAATTATTTATAAATTTGTAAACGCCAATTATATGGAACGTATCAATATTGACGAATTAATACAGCAATTATAA
- a CDS encoding PLP-dependent aminotransferase family protein — MLPYQHIIIIEKESKVPVYRQIAISIINAIRNGTLKAGTHLLSSRELARMLQVHRKTVVSAYDELQSQEWITVYPRKYVIVAENLPVLKPKKWNEPTEKFSYEQDFKIPFRVVRDVLKTDDSVPEIIVDDGHPDVRLSPINDLLKTYRSFTFRKSAIKKAHIGTTQGTLMLREELTKHLSETRGLNISADNILITHGAQMSIYLSARLLLNEHTNIVVAKPNYPVANKTFQETGAKLIEVNIDDNGIDTDEIEQICKKKKINAVYVVPHHHYPTTVTLSVERRMKLLELSKKFSFAIIEDDYDYDYHYSSSPYLPLASANHNGNVIYIGSFSKILDPALRMGFMVAPKNFIDQCTSFRKIIDVGGDGYMQNALATLIKDGELKRHLKKAKKCYHERRDFLDSLLKNQLSKYITYSLPSGGMAVWITFNKSFSVDKIVSNPFFKIVRLDYELNAFRFGFASMNEEELQSAVNEIEKIVLKS; from the coding sequence ATGTTGCCGTATCAACATATCATCATTATAGAAAAAGAAAGTAAAGTTCCTGTTTACAGACAGATTGCTATTTCAATTATCAACGCTATCAGAAACGGCACTTTGAAAGCTGGAACACATTTATTGAGTAGTCGTGAGTTGGCTCGAATGTTACAAGTTCATAGAAAAACAGTTGTTTCGGCTTATGACGAATTACAATCACAAGAATGGATAACAGTATATCCAAGAAAATATGTGATAGTAGCAGAAAATCTACCCGTACTAAAGCCAAAAAAATGGAATGAACCAACTGAAAAATTTTCTTATGAACAAGATTTTAAAATTCCTTTTCGGGTGGTTCGAGATGTTTTGAAAACTGATGATTCTGTTCCTGAAATTATTGTAGATGATGGGCATCCAGATGTTCGACTTTCTCCGATAAATGATTTGTTGAAAACATATCGTTCATTTACTTTCCGAAAATCTGCCATAAAAAAAGCCCATATCGGAACAACACAAGGAACATTGATGCTTAGGGAAGAGTTGACTAAACATTTGTCAGAAACAAGAGGATTAAATATTTCTGCTGATAATATTTTGATTACCCACGGTGCACAAATGAGTATTTATCTTTCGGCACGACTACTTTTAAATGAACACACAAACATTGTCGTAGCCAAGCCAAATTATCCTGTTGCAAACAAAACTTTTCAAGAAACGGGGGCGAAGCTTATCGAAGTTAATATTGATGATAATGGAATTGATACTGATGAAATCGAGCAAATTTGTAAAAAGAAAAAAATTAATGCTGTTTATGTTGTTCCCCATCATCATTATCCGACAACGGTTACTTTGAGCGTTGAACGAAGAATGAAATTACTTGAACTTTCAAAGAAGTTTTCGTTTGCCATTATCGAAGATGATTATGATTACGATTATCATTATTCATCTTCGCCATATTTGCCTTTGGCAAGTGCAAATCACAATGGCAATGTGATTTATATTGGCTCTTTTTCTAAAATTTTAGACCCCGCTTTGCGAATGGGTTTTATGGTTGCTCCGAAAAATTTTATTGACCAATGTACCTCTTTCAGAAAAATTATTGACGTGGGCGGTGATGGATATATGCAAAACGCATTAGCTACTTTGATAAAAGATGGCGAATTGAAAAGACATCTCAAAAAAGCTAAAAAATGTTACCACGAGCGTAGAGATTTTTTGGATAGTTTACTAAAAAATCAATTGTCAAAATATATAACCTATTCGTTGCCGTCTGGTGGAATGGCTGTTTGGATTACGTTTAACAAATCGTTTTCGGTAGATAAAATAGTGTCAAATCCGTTCTTTAAGATAGTTCGACTGGATTATGAATTGAATGCATTTCGTTTTGGATTTGCTTCAATGAATGAAGAAGAATTGCAATCTGCTGTCAATGAGATAGAAAAGATAGTATTGAAAAGTTGA
- a CDS encoding SMI1/KNR4 family protein, with protein MDQAWNKLIKCLDQITDDFKEFNYDLHPGVTDKKILSLENTIKKQFPDDFKAFYKIHNGENAHGYGIMKGEEFLSMERIQEEWTVWKELLENNSFTDDEDDAFVSDPDSGIKNDWWNVNWIPFTYDGSGNHICIDLDPSEEGNYGQIIRVWHDDAVRELLANSFTEWIQEYISQLENNEYLYSEDYGMLVHKSDLEDWEED; from the coding sequence ATGGATCAAGCTTGGAATAAATTAATCAAGTGTTTAGACCAAATAACTGATGATTTTAAAGAATTTAATTACGATTTACATCCTGGAGTTACTGATAAAAAAATTCTATCATTAGAAAATACAATCAAAAAGCAATTTCCTGATGATTTTAAAGCTTTTTATAAAATTCATAACGGTGAAAATGCGCACGGTTACGGAATCATGAAAGGAGAAGAATTTTTGTCAATGGAACGTATTCAAGAAGAATGGACTGTTTGGAAAGAATTACTTGAAAATAATTCTTTTACGGATGATGAAGATGACGCTTTTGTTAGTGATCCAGATTCTGGAATTAAAAACGATTGGTGGAATGTAAATTGGATTCCATTTACTTATGACGGTTCAGGAAATCACATTTGTATTGATTTAGATCCGTCTGAAGAAGGTAATTATGGTCAAATTATTCGTGTTTGGCATGATGATGCAGTCCGTGAACTATTAGCAAATTCATTTACAGAATGGATTCAAGAATATATTTCACAATTAGAAAATAACGAATATTTATACTCCGAAGATTATGGCATGCTGGTTCATAAATCGGATTTAGAAGATTGGGAAGAAGATTAA
- the recG gene encoding ATP-dependent DNA helicase RecG, producing the protein MQNSILDTPIEYLKGVGPQRGDILKKELQIFTFKDLLNFYPNRYLDRTKYYKINELHYQLTSEIQIIGKIIHLKTVEQKRGKRFVATFMDETGKMELIWFQGFKWIKENIQLNTPYVIFGKLNHFNGSFSMPHPEMELLSEHKQNIRSGMQPVYPSTEKLVQKNITNRSINKMMQQVFIETQNYFTEVFPITLINELRLLPKNEAFLNIHFPQNSELLSQAQFRLKFEELFFLQLQLLSKNIVRKQKIQGFPFEKVGAYFNSFYNEHLPFPLTNAQKRVLKEIRSDMGNPAQMNRLLQGDVGAGKTIVGFMAMLLALDNGYQACLMAPTEILANQHYIGIKELADKVGIHVGILTGSAKTKERKVIHEKLENGELQILIGTHALLEDKVVFKNLGLAIIDEQHRFGVEQRSKLWKKNVIPPHILVMTATPIPRTLAMSLYGDLDVSVIDELPPGRKPIQTLHFFEGKRLRVWHFIREEIAIGRQVYIVYPLIQESEKLDYKNLMEGYEGISRDFPLPQYSVSIVHGQMTPKEKDAEMERFVKGETNIMVATTVIEVGVNVPNASVMIIESAERFGLSQLHQLRGRVGRGAEQSYCILMTGNKLSDDTKVRMETMVKTNDGFEIAEVDLKLRGPGDIMGKQQSGVLNLRIADLIKDQEILKLARHKAIEILKDDINLEKEQNQTLKSILQKMSEKNNIWNYIS; encoded by the coding sequence ATGCAAAATTCAATTTTAGATACTCCAATCGAATACTTAAAAGGTGTTGGTCCACAACGTGGAGATATCTTAAAAAAAGAATTGCAAATTTTCACTTTTAAAGATTTATTAAATTTTTATCCGAACAGATATTTAGACCGAACTAAATATTATAAAATCAACGAATTACATTATCAGTTAACATCTGAAATTCAAATCATTGGAAAAATCATCCATTTAAAAACAGTAGAACAAAAACGTGGAAAAAGATTTGTTGCAACTTTTATGGACGAAACCGGAAAAATGGAACTTATTTGGTTTCAAGGTTTCAAATGGATTAAAGAAAACATTCAACTAAATACACCTTATGTAATTTTTGGAAAACTCAATCATTTCAACGGCAGTTTTTCGATGCCACATCCAGAAATGGAGTTACTTTCAGAACACAAACAAAATATCCGTTCGGGAATGCAACCGGTGTATCCTTCAACAGAAAAACTGGTTCAAAAAAATATTACAAACCGAAGCATTAATAAAATGATGCAACAGGTTTTTATAGAGACTCAGAATTATTTTACCGAAGTTTTTCCGATTACTTTGATAAACGAATTGAGATTACTTCCAAAAAATGAAGCTTTCTTAAACATTCATTTTCCACAGAATTCTGAACTGCTTTCGCAAGCACAATTTCGCTTAAAATTTGAAGAATTATTTTTCTTACAACTGCAATTGCTTTCAAAAAATATTGTTCGGAAACAAAAAATTCAAGGTTTTCCGTTTGAAAAGGTTGGTGCATATTTCAATTCATTTTACAACGAACATTTACCTTTTCCGTTGACAAACGCACAAAAACGCGTTTTAAAAGAGATTCGTTCTGATATGGGAAATCCCGCACAAATGAATCGTTTGTTACAAGGCGATGTAGGTGCCGGAAAAACCATTGTCGGTTTTATGGCCATGCTTTTGGCATTAGATAATGGTTATCAAGCTTGTTTGATGGCTCCGACTGAGATTTTAGCCAATCAACATTATATCGGAATTAAAGAATTAGCAGATAAAGTTGGGATTCATGTTGGTATTTTAACCGGTTCTGCAAAAACAAAAGAACGCAAAGTAATTCACGAAAAACTTGAAAATGGTGAACTTCAGATTTTAATCGGAACACATGCTTTACTTGAAGACAAAGTTGTGTTTAAGAATTTAGGATTAGCCATTATAGATGAACAGCACAGATTTGGAGTTGAGCAGCGTTCTAAACTTTGGAAGAAAAATGTTATTCCTCCTCATATTTTAGTAATGACGGCCACGCCTATTCCACGTACTTTAGCGATGAGTTTGTATGGAGATTTAGATGTTTCGGTAATCGATGAACTTCCACCAGGTAGAAAACCCATTCAAACCTTACATTTTTTTGAAGGAAAACGCCTGCGCGTTTGGCATTTTATTCGAGAAGAAATTGCTATAGGACGTCAAGTTTATATTGTTTATCCGTTAATTCAAGAAAGTGAAAAGTTAGATTATAAAAATTTAATGGAAGGTTACGAAGGAATTTCAAGAGATTTTCCGTTACCTCAATATAGTGTCAGCATTGTTCACGGGCAAATGACTCCGAAAGAAAAAGATGCCGAAATGGAACGGTTTGTAAAAGGCGAAACCAACATTATGGTAGCAACAACCGTGATTGAAGTTGGTGTAAATGTTCCAAATGCATCGGTGATGATTATAGAAAGTGCCGAACGTTTTGGACTTTCTCAATTACATCAGCTGCGCGGTCGAGTTGGACGTGGTGCGGAACAAAGTTATTGTATTTTAATGACCGGTAATAAATTAAGCGACGATACCAAAGTCAGAATGGAAACAATGGTCAAAACAAACGATGGATTTGAAATTGCCGAAGTCGATTTAAAACTTCGTGGTCCAGGTGATATCATGGGGAAACAACAAAGTGGCGTTCTCAATTTACGAATTGCCGACTTAATTAAAGACCAAGAGATTTTAAAACTTGCACGTCATAAAGCAATTGAAATTTTAAAAGACGACATCAATTTAGAAAAGGAACAAAATCAGACATTAAAAAGTATCTTACAAAAAATGTCCGAAAAAAATAATATTTGGAATTATATCAGTTAA